In Stomoxys calcitrans chromosome 2, idStoCalc2.1, whole genome shotgun sequence, the following proteins share a genomic window:
- the LOC106093255 gene encoding uncharacterized protein LOC106093255, whose amino-acid sequence MLLNSYGQPTILKDDETNASSLEWRDAPMILCHKDSIFERYFPKYWKGTLYSSEAIINSVIQSNDQVPWTVPYKSIPLLPSEVFNITLKGGNKIKLTMIPLFENMMFIIEDEYVKSIVTDNLTPKDLYHLTHQKIARDRINEGIDVLYINDAAYQELEKNDKNPSKVLLRSIAHTVQPAFIKGYFNNPLPQSLLDCCSTHN is encoded by the exons atgcttttGAATTCCTATGGTCAGCCTACAATACTGAAAGACGATGAAACAAATGCATCCTCATTAGAATGGAGG GATGCCCCCATGATTTTGTGCCACAAGGATAGTATATTTGAAAGATACTTCCCCAAATATTGGAAAGGAACGCTGTATTCATCTGAAGCGATTATCAATAGTGTGATCCAATCAAATGATCAa GTTCCTTGGACTGTACCGTACAAATCAATTCCTCTGTTGCCTTCTGAAGTTTTCAATATCACACTCAAGGGTGGCAATAAGATTAAGTTAACCATGATTCCTTTGTTCGAAAATATGATGTTTATTATAGAAG ATGAATACGTAAAATCTATTGTCACCGATAATTTAACTCCAAAAGATTTGTATCATTTAACGCACCAGAAAATTGCTAGAGATCGTATAAATGAAGGAATTGATGTTTTATACATCAATGATGCAGCTTATCAAGAATTGgagaaaaatgataaaaatccTTCAAAAGTTTTATTAAGATCGATAGCGCATACTGTCCAGCCTGCCTTCATAAAAGGATATTTTAACAATCCTCTGCCACAATCTTTGTTGGATTGTTGTTCAACACATAACTAA